Proteins from a genomic interval of Lycium ferocissimum isolate CSIRO_LF1 chromosome 2, AGI_CSIRO_Lferr_CH_V1, whole genome shotgun sequence:
- the LOC132048358 gene encoding probable LRR receptor-like serine/threonine-protein kinase RPK1 yields the protein MPRIVVHSDLKPSNVLLDERLIGHVSDFGLAKLLGEGESIAHTKTLDTMGYIAPEYGSVGLVSRRCDVYSYGIMLMETFTRRRPYDEMFHENLSMRSWVYNSLTVADNIIDVTLWEPEETDFEKKLQFVSSILELALNCTVESPNERRYEHERCPCKYHEDQA from the exons ATGCCACGGATCGTTGTACATAGTGACTTGAAGCCTAGCAACGTCTTGCTAGACGAAAGGCTGATTGGACATGTGAGTGACTTTGGCCTGGCCAAGTTATTGGGAGAAGGGGAATCTATTGCTCATACTAAAACACTTGATACAATGGGCTACATTGCACCAG AGTATGGATCAGTAGGATTAGTTTCTAGAAGATGTGATGTGTACAGCTATGGCATTATGCTCATGGAAACTTTCACAAGGAGAAGGCCATATGATGAAATGTTTCACGAAAATTTGAGCATGAGGAGTTGGGTCTATAATTCACTAACTGTCGCAGATAATATTATTGATGTCACCTTATGGGAACCTGAAGAGACTGATTTTGAGAAGAAGTTGCAATTTGTGTCCTCTATTTTGGAGTTGGCATTGAATTGCACCGTTGAATCTCCTAATGAGAGGAGGTACGAACATGAAAGATGTCCTTGCAAATATCATGAAGATCAAGCATGA